Proteins encoded within one genomic window of Ideonella dechloratans:
- a CDS encoding DUF934 domain-containing protein, producing the protein MQFIQASQDRWHRPEGDVPAQPKAYALLTLTQWQAVRGTWPSDLPVGLALANTDEVEDLTADLPRLALIVLHFPKWTDGRAYSQARVLRARLRFAGELRATGDVLVDMLPLLSRTGFDAVQLRAGENEASARHALTLVTDHYQGDVHQPRPQFARVA; encoded by the coding sequence ATGCAATTCATCCAAGCGTCCCAAGACCGCTGGCATCGCCCGGAAGGCGATGTGCCGGCCCAGCCCAAGGCCTATGCCCTGCTCACCCTGACCCAGTGGCAGGCCGTGCGCGGCACCTGGCCGTCCGACCTGCCCGTCGGCCTGGCCCTGGCCAACACCGACGAGGTGGAGGATCTGACCGCCGACCTGCCCCGCCTGGCGCTGATCGTCCTGCACTTTCCCAAGTGGACCGACGGTCGCGCCTACAGCCAGGCCCGCGTGCTGCGTGCCCGACTGCGCTTTGCTGGCGAACTGCGCGCCACCGGCGACGTGCTGGTCGACATGCTGCCGCTGCTGTCGCGCACCGGTTTCGACGCCGTGCAGCTGCGTGCCGGCGAGAACGAGGCCAGCGCCCGCCACGCCCTGACCCTGGTGACCGACCACTACCAGGGTGACGTGCACCAACCCCGCCCCCAATTCGCCCGAGTGGCTTGA
- a CDS encoding nitrite/sulfite reductase, translated as MYQYTSFDRQVVRQRAAQFRNQLERNLKGELADDDFRPLRLQNGWYIQRHAPMLRVAVPYGELSSVQLRQLAVIARELDRGFGHFTTRQNLQFNWIPLERSADAMDLLAEVDMHGIQTSGNCIRNITSDALAGIAPDEIVDPRPYCEILRQWSTLHPEFAFLPRKFKIAVSGAAEDRAAIAWHDVGLQLLKNEAGEVGFKVYVGGGMGRTPVIGSVINAFVPWQEILLYLEAIVRVYNRFGRRDNLYKARIKILVKAEGQKFFDAVNAEFDKILNQDADGREHIIPVSELERVSRSFVDPAGVRPATSGFDPHRGGQIPPAFLRWLERNVHAHRVPGYRAVTLSLKRAGQAPGDVTAEQMDIAATMADRYSLGELRVTHEQNLLLPWVREADLLAVWHAAREAGFATPNIGLLTDIIACPGGDFCALANARSIPVAADISERFADLDAVYELGPIDLHISGCMNSCGHHHTGHIGVLGVDKDGKEWYQVSVGGSDGTQLSGTAVPGKVIGPAFAAEEVADVVEALIEVYRAHKAPGEHFVDTVRRIGVAPLRAATDAVRHATAAQPATAEAETV; from the coding sequence ATGTACCAGTACACCTCCTTTGACCGCCAAGTCGTCCGCCAACGGGCTGCCCAGTTCCGCAATCAGCTGGAACGCAATCTGAAGGGCGAACTGGCCGATGACGACTTCCGCCCTTTGCGCCTGCAGAACGGCTGGTACATCCAGCGCCACGCGCCGATGCTGCGGGTGGCCGTGCCCTACGGCGAGCTGTCCTCGGTCCAGCTGCGGCAGCTGGCGGTCATCGCACGCGAACTCGACCGCGGTTTCGGCCACTTCACGACCCGCCAGAACCTGCAGTTCAACTGGATTCCGCTGGAGCGCTCGGCCGACGCCATGGATCTGCTGGCCGAGGTGGACATGCACGGCATCCAGACCTCGGGCAACTGCATCCGCAACATCACCAGCGATGCGCTGGCCGGCATCGCGCCGGACGAGATCGTCGATCCCCGCCCCTACTGCGAGATCCTGCGTCAGTGGAGCACCCTGCACCCCGAGTTCGCCTTCCTGCCGCGCAAGTTCAAGATCGCGGTCAGCGGCGCCGCCGAGGATCGCGCGGCCATCGCCTGGCATGACGTCGGACTGCAACTGCTGAAGAACGAGGCCGGCGAGGTGGGCTTCAAGGTCTACGTCGGTGGTGGCATGGGCCGCACGCCCGTGATCGGCTCGGTGATCAACGCCTTCGTGCCCTGGCAGGAGATCCTGCTGTACCTGGAGGCCATCGTCCGCGTCTACAACCGCTTCGGCCGGCGCGACAACCTGTACAAGGCCCGCATCAAGATCCTGGTGAAGGCCGAAGGCCAGAAGTTCTTCGACGCGGTGAACGCCGAGTTCGACAAGATCCTGAACCAGGATGCCGACGGCCGCGAGCACATCATTCCGGTCAGCGAGCTGGAACGTGTGTCGCGCAGCTTCGTCGACCCGGCCGGCGTGCGCCCGGCCACCAGCGGCTTCGATCCGCACCGCGGCGGCCAGATTCCTCCGGCTTTCCTGCGCTGGCTGGAGCGCAACGTGCACGCCCACCGCGTGCCGGGCTACCGCGCCGTGACGCTGTCGCTCAAGCGGGCCGGTCAGGCCCCGGGCGACGTGACCGCCGAGCAGATGGACATTGCCGCGACCATGGCCGACCGCTACTCGCTGGGCGAGCTGCGCGTGACCCACGAGCAGAACCTGCTGCTGCCCTGGGTGCGCGAGGCTGATCTGCTGGCCGTCTGGCACGCCGCCCGCGAAGCCGGCTTCGCCACGCCCAACATCGGCCTGCTGACCGACATCATCGCCTGCCCGGGTGGCGACTTCTGCGCCCTGGCCAATGCCCGCTCCATCCCGGTGGCGGCCGACATCAGCGAACGCTTCGCCGATCTGGACGCCGTGTACGAGCTGGGGCCCATCGATCTGCACATCAGCGGCTGCATGAACTCCTGCGGCCACCACCACACCGGCCACATCGGCGTGCTCGGCGTCGACAAGGACGGCAAGGAGTGGTACCAGGTGTCGGTGGGCGGCTCGGACGGCACCCAGCTGTCCGGCACGGCTGTGCCCGGCAAGGTCATCGGCCCGGCCTTCGCAGCCGAGGAAGTCGCTGACGTGGTGGAGGCCCTGATCGAGGTGTATCGCGCGCACAAGGCACCTGGCGAGCATTTCGTCGACACGGTGCGCCGCATCGGCGTCGCCCCGTTGCGCGCCGCCACCGATGCCGTGCGCCACGCCACTGCTGCCCAGCCCGCCACGGCTGAAGCCGAGACCGTGTGA
- a CDS encoding patatin-like phospholipase family protein, producing MPSDFVPARRLALGGLGAGLLYLAGCQSTPPAVEPPTQPPVVKPPRPPRIGLALGGGAARGFAHIGVIQVLEEHGIRPDLVVGTSAGSLVAALYASGKSGTELAGMARTMDESALTDWAFPGRGLIRGEALARFVRSQTGNRPIEQMPLPLGIVATDAASGDPILFRRGDTGAAVRASSAVPAVFQPVRIGEREYLDGGLVSPVPVRFAREMGAELVIAVDISSPPDPNATGDAFHLLMQTFAIMGRSINRWELQNADVLIRPSLVGVSSSDFTARMKAVQSGREAATAQWPTLKARIAALTR from the coding sequence ATGCCGTCTGACTTTGTTCCGGCCCGCCGCCTTGCTCTGGGCGGTCTGGGGGCCGGTCTGCTGTACCTGGCCGGATGCCAGTCCACCCCGCCGGCCGTTGAGCCGCCCACGCAGCCTCCCGTCGTCAAGCCTCCCCGTCCGCCGCGCATCGGCTTGGCCCTGGGCGGTGGTGCCGCGCGGGGTTTTGCCCACATCGGGGTGATCCAGGTGCTGGAAGAGCATGGCATCCGACCCGACCTGGTGGTGGGCACCTCGGCCGGCAGCTTGGTGGCGGCGCTGTATGCCAGCGGCAAGAGCGGCACCGAGCTGGCCGGCATGGCCCGGACGATGGACGAATCGGCATTGACCGATTGGGCCTTTCCCGGCCGGGGACTGATCCGGGGCGAGGCCCTGGCCCGCTTCGTGCGCAGCCAGACAGGCAACCGCCCGATCGAGCAGATGCCGCTGCCCCTGGGCATCGTGGCCACCGATGCCGCCAGCGGCGACCCCATCCTGTTCCGCAGAGGGGACACCGGCGCGGCCGTGCGCGCCTCCAGTGCGGTGCCAGCGGTGTTTCAGCCGGTGCGCATCGGCGAGCGGGAATACCTCGACGGCGGCCTGGTGAGCCCGGTGCCGGTGCGATTCGCGCGTGAGATGGGGGCCGAATTGGTCATCGCGGTGGACATCTCCTCCCCGCCCGATCCGAACGCCACCGGTGACGCCTTCCACCTGTTGATGCAGACCTTCGCCATCATGGGGCGCAGCATCAACCGCTGGGAACTGCAGAACGCGGATGTGCTGATCCGGCCCAGCTTGGTGGGGGTGTCGAGTTCGGATTTCACCGCCCGGATGAAGGCGGTGCAGTCAGGGCGGGAAGCGGCCACGGCCCAGTGGCCGACCCTCAAGGCCAGGATCGCGGCCCTGACACGCTGA
- the phaP gene encoding TIGR01841 family phasin (Members of this family are phasins (small proteins associated with inclusions such as PHA granules). Note that several different families of phasins have been named PhaP despite very little sequence similarity to each other.): MLTAEQMIATQKANVETALDLASKAFEGVEKLVELNMQVAKATMGDAAETAKAAIAAKDPQELLSLQAGLLQPAAEKVAAYSRHLYDIATSTNAELTKAMEAQLGDAQKKFMATVDTAVKNAPAGTENAVALVKSAMAAANNAYESVHKAAKQAADVAEANFQAMTNTAVKAAQAAPKAARRTAA; the protein is encoded by the coding sequence ATGCTGACTGCCGAACAAATGATCGCCACCCAAAAGGCCAACGTCGAAACCGCCCTGGATCTGGCCAGCAAGGCCTTTGAAGGCGTGGAAAAGCTGGTCGAGCTGAACATGCAAGTGGCCAAGGCCACCATGGGCGATGCCGCCGAGACCGCCAAGGCCGCCATCGCCGCCAAGGACCCGCAGGAACTGCTGTCGCTGCAAGCCGGCCTGCTGCAACCGGCCGCCGAGAAGGTTGCCGCCTACAGCCGCCACCTCTACGACATCGCCACCAGCACCAACGCCGAACTGACCAAGGCGATGGAAGCCCAGCTGGGCGATGCCCAGAAGAAGTTCATGGCCACCGTCGACACCGCCGTCAAGAACGCCCCGGCCGGCACCGAGAACGCCGTGGCCCTGGTGAAGTCCGCCATGGCCGCCGCCAACAACGCCTACGAGTCGGTGCACAAGGCCGCCAAGCAGGCCGCCGACGTGGCCGAAGCCAACTTCCAGGCGATGACCAACACCGCCGTGAAGGCCGCCCAGGCTGCCCCGAAGGCTGCCCGCCGCACCGCGGCCTGA
- a CDS encoding histone deacetylase family protein: protein MQAFTSDHHTLPLPSGHRFPVSKYALLREAVARSLPEVRLSPAPAACDGELMLAHSPDYVAAVLEGWLSPAQQREIGFPWSERMAERSRRSVGATIAAARAALAEGVAANLAGGTHHASADKGSGYCVFNDVAVAARRMQGEWHRLHGQLLRVLVVDLDVHQGNGTASIFADDPTVFTLSLHGERNFPFRKVAGDLDIDLPDGCEDIPYLQALDQALATVWAHHGDQPPGLAFYLAGADPHENDRLGRLRLTAAGLAERDRRVLTALRERRIPVALTMAGGYGRDIADTVAIQLNTVAEALASWEAWQGRRGMDSTHNRPPDTTLR from the coding sequence ATGCAGGCCTTCACGTCCGACCACCACACGCTGCCCTTGCCGTCGGGGCACCGGTTTCCCGTGTCCAAGTACGCCTTGCTGCGCGAGGCGGTGGCCCGCAGCCTGCCCGAGGTGCGGCTGAGCCCGGCGCCGGCGGCCTGTGATGGCGAGTTGATGCTCGCCCACAGCCCGGACTACGTCGCCGCGGTGCTCGAGGGCTGGCTCAGTCCGGCCCAGCAGCGTGAGATCGGCTTTCCCTGGTCCGAGCGCATGGCCGAGCGTTCACGACGTTCGGTGGGCGCCACGATCGCGGCGGCCCGCGCGGCGCTGGCCGAAGGGGTGGCCGCCAACCTGGCCGGCGGCACCCACCATGCGAGTGCCGACAAGGGGTCGGGCTACTGCGTCTTCAACGATGTGGCCGTGGCCGCGCGGCGCATGCAGGGCGAGTGGCATCGCCTGCACGGCCAACTGCTGCGGGTGCTGGTCGTCGACCTGGACGTGCATCAGGGCAACGGCACAGCCTCCATCTTTGCCGACGATCCGACGGTGTTCACGCTCTCCCTGCACGGGGAGCGCAACTTCCCCTTCCGCAAGGTGGCGGGGGATCTGGACATCGATCTGCCCGACGGCTGCGAGGACATCCCGTACCTGCAGGCCCTGGATCAGGCGCTGGCCACGGTGTGGGCGCACCACGGGGACCAGCCGCCCGGACTGGCCTTCTACCTGGCCGGTGCCGATCCGCACGAGAACGACCGGCTGGGCCGCCTGCGCCTGACCGCAGCCGGCCTGGCCGAGCGCGACCGGCGGGTGCTGACCGCACTGCGCGAGCGCCGCATTCCCGTGGCGCTGACGATGGCCGGCGGCTACGGCCGAGACATCGCGGACACGGTGGCGATCCAACTGAACACCGTCGCCGAGGCCCTGGCGAGCTGGGAAGCCTGGCAGGGCCGCAGGGGCATGGATTCCACGCACAATCGCCCGCCTGACACGACTTTGCGCTGA
- a CDS encoding 2-hydroxyacid dehydrogenase, whose product MSSSPPARPAILLARQVFPDTVARLRQHLDVDAYEGHTPIRRDELIARLQGKAGVFVAGTEPIDADLLQACPSLKAVCSMAVGYNNIDVAACTARGVLVTNAPGVLTETTADFGFALMMATARRITEAERFLRRGEWTHWSYDLMAGQDIHGATLGVLGMGRIGQAIARRGALGFGMKVVYHNRSRLSEADEAALGARWLPLPELMAQADHLVIVVPYSAASHHLVGREQLALMKPTATLTNIARGGVVDDAALAEALKVGQLAAAGLDVFEGEPQVHPALLEVPNVVLTPHIASASLATRRAMAELAADNLIATLTGGQPLTPLNPEVLATA is encoded by the coding sequence ATGTCCTCATCGCCCCCCGCCCGCCCCGCCATCCTGCTGGCCCGCCAGGTGTTTCCCGACACCGTGGCGCGTCTTCGCCAGCATCTCGACGTCGATGCCTATGAGGGCCACACCCCGATCCGGCGCGACGAACTGATCGCACGCCTGCAGGGCAAGGCGGGCGTCTTCGTCGCCGGAACGGAGCCGATCGACGCGGACCTGCTCCAGGCCTGTCCTTCACTGAAGGCGGTGTGCAGCATGGCGGTGGGCTACAACAACATCGACGTCGCGGCCTGCACCGCGCGGGGCGTGCTGGTGACCAACGCGCCCGGCGTGCTGACCGAGACCACGGCCGACTTCGGCTTTGCGCTGATGATGGCCACGGCGCGGCGCATCACCGAGGCCGAGCGCTTTCTGCGCCGCGGCGAGTGGACGCACTGGTCCTACGACCTGATGGCCGGCCAGGACATCCATGGCGCCACCCTGGGCGTGCTGGGCATGGGGCGGATCGGTCAAGCCATTGCCCGTCGCGGCGCGCTGGGATTTGGCATGAAGGTGGTTTATCACAACCGCAGCCGGCTGTCGGAGGCGGACGAGGCCGCCCTCGGGGCCCGCTGGCTGCCGCTGCCCGAGCTGATGGCCCAGGCCGATCACCTGGTGATCGTGGTGCCCTACAGCGCCGCCAGCCATCACCTGGTGGGTCGCGAGCAACTGGCGCTGATGAAGCCCACCGCCACGCTGACCAACATCGCCCGCGGTGGCGTGGTGGACGACGCGGCCCTGGCCGAGGCGCTGAAGGTCGGCCAGCTGGCCGCCGCCGGCCTGGACGTGTTCGAGGGCGAGCCGCAGGTGCATCCGGCGTTGCTGGAGGTGCCCAATGTGGTGCTGACCCCGCACATCGCCAGCGCCAGCCTGGCCACCCGCCGGGCCATGGCCGAACTGGCGGCCGACAACCTGATTGCGACCCTGACCGGGGGGCAGCCGCTCACGCCGCTGAACCCCGAGGTACTGGCCACCGCCTGA
- the rmuC gene encoding DNA recombination protein RmuC → MSLSVYEITVLALLGLMLLAVLGLWLRPAASLPPELLDALERLERELRAEVQQSARAARMEQAQTLAQSLGQLQQSLLTQSGDAARSLAQAREAQDQALRRVTETIERRLLQLQDGNEKKLEQMRATVDEKLHATLEQRLGESFRQVAERLELVHQGLGEMQGLARDVGSLNRVLTNVKSRGVFGELQLAGLLEQVLTPEQYAANVETVPGTGARVEFAIRLPGRRDDGQPMWLPIDAKFPREDYERLLQAQDQADPAAAEAAARALEARLRAEARSIREKYVAPPHTTDFAILFLPTEGLYAEALRRPGLVEALQREHRITLAGPTTLLATLSSLQMGFRSLALERRSAEVWEVLGAVKTEFAKFGDVLAKTKKKLEEASATIDSAEVRTRAMARKLKSVEQLPEPQARQVLQQPAGEPEDGPEA, encoded by the coding sequence ATGTCCTTGTCTGTCTACGAAATCACGGTGCTGGCCCTGCTGGGCCTGATGCTGCTGGCGGTGCTGGGCCTGTGGCTGCGGCCCGCCGCGAGCCTGCCTCCCGAACTGCTGGATGCGCTGGAGCGCCTGGAGCGCGAACTGCGCGCCGAGGTGCAGCAGAGCGCGCGTGCGGCGCGCATGGAGCAGGCTCAGACCTTGGCGCAGTCCCTGGGCCAGCTGCAACAGAGCCTGCTGACCCAATCGGGCGATGCCGCCCGCAGCTTGGCACAGGCACGCGAGGCGCAGGACCAGGCCCTGCGCCGGGTGACCGAGACCATCGAGCGCCGCCTGCTGCAGCTGCAGGACGGCAACGAGAAGAAGCTCGAGCAGATGCGGGCGACGGTGGATGAGAAGCTGCACGCCACGCTGGAGCAGCGTCTGGGCGAGAGCTTCCGCCAGGTGGCCGAGCGGCTGGAGCTGGTGCACCAGGGCCTGGGCGAGATGCAGGGGCTGGCGCGCGACGTGGGCTCGCTCAACCGCGTGCTGACCAATGTGAAGTCGCGCGGTGTCTTCGGCGAACTGCAATTGGCCGGCCTGCTGGAGCAGGTGCTGACCCCGGAACAGTACGCGGCCAATGTGGAAACCGTGCCGGGCACGGGCGCGCGGGTCGAGTTCGCCATCCGTCTGCCGGGGCGGCGAGACGATGGCCAGCCGATGTGGCTGCCGATCGACGCCAAGTTCCCCCGTGAAGACTACGAGCGCCTGCTGCAGGCCCAGGACCAGGCCGACCCGGCGGCGGCCGAAGCCGCGGCCCGCGCCCTGGAAGCCCGCCTGCGCGCCGAGGCCCGCAGCATCCGCGAGAAGTATGTGGCACCGCCGCACACCACCGATTTCGCCATCCTGTTCCTGCCCACCGAAGGGCTGTATGCCGAGGCCCTGCGCCGACCGGGCCTGGTGGAGGCCCTGCAGCGCGAGCACCGCATCACTCTGGCGGGCCCCACCACCTTGCTGGCCACGCTCAGCAGCTTGCAGATGGGCTTCCGCAGCCTGGCCCTGGAGCGCCGCAGCGCAGAGGTCTGGGAGGTGCTGGGGGCGGTCAAGACCGAGTTCGCCAAGTTCGGCGACGTGCTGGCCAAGACCAAGAAGAAGCTGGAAGAGGCCAGCGCCACCATCGACAGCGCCGAGGTGCGCACGCGGGCGATGGCCCGCAAGCTCAAGAGCGTGGAACAACTTCCCGAGCCGCAGGCGCGTCAGGTGCTGCAGCAGCCCGCCGGAGAACCCGAGGACGGGCCGGAGGCCTGA
- a CDS encoding glutaredoxin family protein, producing the protein MPHRLHALSALLLTLAAAPLAMAQYKVIGPDGKVTYTDRPPTSSQAQVQMLSPNGSVGGGGADLAALPAALRQPASRYPVTLYAGRNCAPCDVGRDMLVQRGIPFAEKRIDTNADLDAYVKFSGGRTLPLLTVGTQQIKSGSLSDWNSYLDAAGYPKTSALPATYRRPAPTPMAGNALPPGAIPASAPGPEPENQAPRAPAGNTPNIRF; encoded by the coding sequence ATGCCTCACCGTCTTCACGCCCTGTCCGCCCTGTTGCTCACGCTGGCGGCAGCACCCTTGGCCATGGCCCAGTACAAGGTGATCGGGCCGGACGGCAAGGTCACCTACACCGACCGGCCGCCGACCTCCTCGCAGGCCCAGGTGCAGATGCTGTCGCCCAATGGGTCCGTTGGCGGCGGCGGAGCCGATCTGGCCGCCCTGCCTGCAGCATTGCGCCAACCGGCCAGCCGCTACCCGGTCACCCTGTATGCGGGCCGCAACTGCGCACCCTGCGATGTCGGACGTGACATGCTGGTCCAGCGCGGCATCCCCTTTGCCGAGAAGCGCATCGACACGAACGCGGACCTGGACGCCTATGTGAAATTCAGTGGCGGCCGCACCCTGCCCTTGCTGACCGTGGGCACCCAGCAGATCAAGTCGGGCTCGCTCAGCGACTGGAACAGCTACCTGGACGCGGCGGGCTACCCCAAGACCTCGGCCCTGCCCGCCACCTACCGGCGGCCCGCGCCGACACCCATGGCCGGCAATGCCCTGCCTCCTGGCGCGATCCCGGCGTCCGCCCCGGGCCCGGAGCCTGAAAACCAGGCTCCGCGCGCGCCCGCGGGCAACACGCCCAACATCCGCTTCTGA
- a CDS encoding M3 family metallopeptidase, translating to MTNPLLQDAPLTDFAAVRPEHVTPAIDALLAEANAALDRAVGPDVPPDYDALSMVLEVPVERLGRAWGVVNHLAHVADTPELRAAHAENLPKITEYYTRQGSDERLYAKYKAIAASPAAAQLSPARRQALAHALRDFRLGGADLQGEAKARFMALQDRMAELSQAFSNHVLDATDAFAHYATAEELAGVPADVVAAARAAAEAEGKEGHKLTLHFPSYFPVMQYAENRALRETLYTAYVTRASELGAAERDNSAVMRELLTLRAEEARLLGFANYAEVSLAPKMAGTPAEVLHFLRDLAQRARPSAEKDLADLRAFAASELGLTELQAWDLAYAGEKLKEARYAFSDQEVKAYLPLPKVLDGLFHIVETLFEVSIRPAEAPVWHPSVRFFRIERAGQVVGEFYLDPHARPGKRPGAWMDSARSRWLRVDSHRLQTPVAYLVCNFSSPVGDKPALLTHDELTTLFHEFGHGLHHMLTQVDEMGVSGIDGVEWDAVELPSQFMENFCWEWDVIRRLSAHVDSGEPLPRALFDKMLAAKNFQSGLQTLRQVEFGLFDMRLHTEADAAERVQAILAEVRQEVALVPVPPFSRTAHTFSHIFAGGYSAGYYSYKWAEVLSADAWSAFEEEGVLNPETGRRYRREILEAGGARPAIESFKAFRGREPRIDALLRHQGMA from the coding sequence ATGACCAATCCGCTGCTGCAAGACGCCCCCCTGACCGACTTCGCCGCCGTGCGCCCCGAGCATGTGACACCGGCAATCGACGCGCTGCTGGCCGAGGCCAATGCGGCGCTGGATCGCGCGGTGGGGCCCGATGTGCCACCCGACTACGACGCCCTGTCGATGGTGCTGGAGGTGCCGGTGGAGCGGCTGGGCCGGGCCTGGGGCGTGGTCAACCACCTGGCCCACGTGGCCGACACGCCCGAGCTGCGGGCGGCCCATGCCGAGAACCTGCCCAAGATCACCGAGTACTACACCCGCCAGGGCAGCGACGAGCGGCTCTACGCCAAGTACAAGGCGATCGCCGCCAGCCCCGCCGCAGCCCAGCTGAGCCCGGCCCGCCGCCAGGCCCTGGCCCACGCGCTGCGCGACTTCCGCCTGGGCGGGGCCGACCTGCAAGGCGAGGCCAAGGCCCGCTTCATGGCCCTCCAGGACCGCATGGCCGAGCTGTCGCAGGCCTTCTCCAACCATGTGCTGGACGCCACCGACGCCTTCGCCCACTACGCCACGGCGGAAGAGCTGGCCGGCGTGCCGGCCGATGTGGTGGCCGCGGCCCGCGCTGCGGCCGAGGCCGAGGGCAAGGAAGGCCACAAGCTCACGCTGCACTTCCCCAGCTACTTCCCGGTCATGCAGTACGCCGAGAACCGGGCCCTGCGCGAGACCCTCTACACCGCCTATGTCACCCGCGCCAGCGAGCTGGGTGCCGCGGAGCGGGACAACAGCGCGGTCATGCGCGAGCTGCTGACCCTGCGCGCCGAAGAGGCCCGGCTGCTGGGCTTTGCCAACTATGCCGAGGTGTCCCTGGCGCCCAAGATGGCCGGCACCCCGGCCGAGGTGTTGCACTTCCTGCGGGACCTGGCCCAGCGTGCCCGCCCCAGCGCCGAGAAGGACCTGGCCGACCTGCGCGCCTTCGCCGCCAGCGAGCTGGGCCTGACGGAGCTGCAGGCCTGGGACCTGGCCTACGCGGGCGAGAAGCTCAAGGAGGCCCGCTATGCCTTCAGCGACCAGGAGGTCAAGGCATATCTGCCGCTGCCCAAGGTGCTCGACGGCCTGTTCCACATCGTCGAAACCCTGTTCGAGGTGAGCATCCGCCCGGCCGAAGCACCGGTGTGGCACCCCTCCGTGCGCTTCTTCCGCATCGAGCGAGCCGGTCAGGTGGTGGGCGAGTTCTACCTGGATCCGCACGCACGCCCCGGCAAGCGTCCCGGCGCCTGGATGGACAGCGCGCGCAGCCGCTGGCTGCGGGTCGATTCGCACCGCCTGCAGACCCCAGTGGCCTACCTGGTCTGCAACTTCTCGTCGCCGGTGGGCGACAAGCCGGCCCTGCTGACGCACGACGAGCTGACCACCCTCTTCCACGAGTTCGGCCACGGCCTGCACCACATGTTGACCCAGGTGGACGAGATGGGCGTCTCGGGCATCGACGGGGTCGAGTGGGACGCGGTGGAACTGCCCAGCCAGTTCATGGAGAACTTCTGCTGGGAGTGGGACGTCATCCGCCGACTGAGTGCTCACGTGGACAGCGGCGAGCCGCTGCCGCGTGCCCTGTTCGACAAGATGCTGGCGGCCAAGAATTTCCAGAGCGGCCTGCAGACCCTGCGCCAGGTCGAGTTCGGCCTGTTCGACATGCGCCTGCACACCGAGGCCGATGCCGCCGAGCGCGTGCAGGCCATCCTGGCGGAGGTGCGCCAGGAGGTGGCCCTGGTGCCGGTGCCGCCCTTCAGCCGCACGGCCCACACCTTCTCGCACATCTTCGCGGGGGGCTACTCGGCCGGCTACTACTCCTACAAGTGGGCCGAGGTGCTCTCGGCCGATGCCTGGAGCGCCTTCGAGGAAGAAGGCGTGCTCAACCCGGAGACCGGCCGCCGCTACCGCCGCGAGATCCTGGAGGCCGGCGGCGCCCGTCCCGCCATCGAGAGCTTCAAGGCCTTCCGCGGCCGCGAGCCGCGCATCGACGCACTGCTGCGCCACCAGGGCATGGCCTGA
- the folD gene encoding bifunctional methylenetetrahydrofolate dehydrogenase/methenyltetrahydrofolate cyclohydrolase FolD yields the protein MTAQVIDGNALSRQLRAEVAQRAAALTARGHQPGLAVILVGDDPASAVYVRNKVKACEDSGVRSVFEKYDASLTEAALLERIAALNADPTVHGILVQMPLPKHIDPHKVIEAIATTKDVDGYSVLSAGELMAGLEGFRPCTPYGCMKLIESTGVSLKGKHAVVIGRSNTVGKPMALLLLQANATVTICHSGTPDLAYHTRQADVVVAAVGRRNTLTGDMVKPGAIVIDVGINRNDEGKLCGDVEFATVSPVASHITPVPGGVGPMTITMLLVNTLEAAERVAAQA from the coding sequence ATGACCGCCCAAGTGATCGACGGCAACGCCCTGTCCCGCCAACTCCGCGCCGAGGTCGCCCAGCGGGCGGCCGCACTCACCGCCCGAGGCCACCAGCCCGGCCTGGCCGTCATCCTGGTGGGGGACGACCCGGCCTCGGCCGTCTATGTGCGCAACAAGGTCAAGGCCTGCGAGGACAGCGGCGTGCGCTCGGTGTTCGAGAAGTACGACGCCAGCCTGACCGAGGCCGCGCTGCTCGAGCGCATTGCTGCACTGAATGCCGATCCGACGGTTCACGGCATCCTGGTGCAGATGCCCCTGCCCAAGCACATCGACCCGCACAAGGTGATCGAGGCCATTGCCACCACCAAGGACGTGGACGGCTACTCGGTGCTCTCCGCCGGTGAGCTGATGGCCGGGTTGGAGGGCTTTCGCCCCTGCACGCCTTACGGCTGCATGAAGCTGATCGAGAGCACCGGCGTGTCGCTCAAGGGCAAGCACGCCGTGGTGATCGGCCGCAGCAACACCGTGGGCAAGCCCATGGCCCTGCTGCTGTTGCAGGCCAATGCCACCGTCACCATCTGCCACAGCGGCACGCCCGACCTGGCTTACCACACCCGTCAGGCCGATGTGGTGGTGGCCGCCGTGGGCCGACGCAACACGCTGACCGGAGACATGGTCAAGCCCGGGGCCATCGTGATCGACGTGGGCATCAACCGCAACGATGAAGGCAAACTCTGCGGCGACGTGGAGTTTGCCACGGTGAGCCCCGTGGCCTCGCACATCACCCCGGTGCCCGGGGGCGTGGGGCCGATGACCATCACCATGCTGCTCGTCAACACGCTTGAGGCCGCCGAACGGGTGGCCGCCCAGGCCTGA